DNA from Nitrospira sp.:
CAGCACCTCTCTCATCGCCAGCTGTCCGGCTTGCGAGATGTTGATGAGCTGTTCGAATTTCTGGATGAAGAGATCAATGCCGTCCGTTTCGAACTCCCGGTCCGCCAAAGGGTGTTTGGATGGAAATTGTCTGGACAGATAGGTGACGGCCATTCGAACTTTTTCCAATGGGATATTGTGTTCGCGGCGGATCGCATCCAGCACATGAACTTCGATCAGATTCATGAAGGACAACGATTTCTTCTTCTGATCTGCCAACGCAACGATTGGTTTCGAAAAACGGCGGCCCCCGATGCCCCGGTAGTAGCGGCCTGTCACCCAGTCCCGAATGGTGGTCCGAGGAATGCGCAGGTAATGGGCTGCTTCGGCAATCCCATAGGACGGCATCTCACGGACATCGAAATTCTGGTGTCGGGCGGGAACCCTCCTCAGCATGGCCTGCATTGTATAGTTCTGAAGGTAACCAGGGCAAGCGAGACAATCACTGATCGCTTTCTCGCAGGGTCCTATGCGATAAATCGGCTATGGAAGCCGGACACATCCGCAACTCCACGCGGCGTCTCATCGCCGAGGTGTTTCGCCGTCTCGACTATTCCGCACTAGGGGCCATCTATTGCGACGAAGGCGGGGACGAATTCTGGAAGGCGAAACGCGGACTCTGCCGGCGACTCGGCATCACATTGGCCGATGCCCTTGCGCCTCGACTCACGCCTGGCGGCGCCAGCATCTATGTAGGGGCCGGCGTGGCGGAGATTCCGCCCATCGCCATGGAATGTTTGGATCTGGGACGGCGCGTGGTGGCTTGCAATCTACGAAGGCAGGAAGTGCTGGTCCTCAACCGTGCCTGCGCCGGACTTCCGATTCGTTTTCACCACCGCGACGCCGGTTCCGTAAAGGACCGAGTCGATCACCTGTGGCTGGTCAGTGTGCTGAATGACCCGGAACGGTTTCCGGAGCTGTCGGCCCTGTCCTACGGCCGCGCCAACCCTGTCACATTCGATGCGCGAAAATTCTTGCCTCAGCAACGTACAGTCGCGACGTTGGTCGAACGCTGTCTCAGTCGATTATTGGTACCGGGATTGGTGACGACGACGGTCGAAGAGGCGGTGTGGATTGCCGAGTGGTGCCACCGAAAGGGAATCCCCTATCGTATCGACCGACGGACCTTCACCTCGCCGACGGTGGGCGATCCTATCTGTCTGGTGCGGATCGGGTAAAGGGCGAAACATGCGGCTGTGTGCGCGGCTGTACGGTGAGGTCAGACCCAGAAGCCGGGGCGAGTTTTGTCGGGCCCCGACAGGTATTGACGCGAGTACCGCACATAGTTCTGCGCCGATTCGCGGATCCAGGCGAGTTCCTGTTCCGTGACGGGGCGTTTCACCTTGGCCGGTGAGCCCAGGATGAGGCTCTTGGGCGGAACGATGGTGCCTTCCGTGATCAAGGCGCCGGCGCCGACCACGGAGTCTTCGCCGATGACCGCGCCGTCCATGATGATGGAACCCATTCCGACCAGCACACGGTTGTGAATGGTGCAGCCATGCAGCACCACGTTGTGGCCGATGGTCACATCGTCGCCGATGATGAGCGGATGGGTGTCGTGCGTGACATGCAACATGCAGAGGTCCTGCACGTTCGTCCGGTGCCCGATGCGAATATAGTTCACGTCGCCGCGAATGACCGCATGGAACCAGGCGCTGGCCTCTTCGCCCATGACGACATCCCCGATGACGACCGCGGTTTCCTCGATGAAGCAGGACTGGGGGATGGTCGGTTTGATGCCTTGAAACGTGCGGATCATGGATTCAATCTAGGATAGCTTCGGACGGAATAGCAAGATGGCGGGTTTGACAGCCTTTTCGACCGTCTCGTAGACTACCCGGTTATGGCTTCATCATTGATTACACCGTCACGCGCCAAGCGCGACAAACCCACCATCGGTTTCGTGAACCTGGGTTGTTCCAAGAACCAGGTGGATTCCGAGGTGATGTTGGGCACCCTGGTGGCCGGAGGCTTCCAACTCACCGGTGACGCGCGCGCCGCCGAGGTCGTCATCATCAACACCTGCGGCTTCATCGAAGAGGCGAAGCAGGAGTCGATCAACAGCATCATCGAACATGGGCGTCTGAAAAAGTCCGGCTCCTGCCGCCTGTTGATCGCGGCCGGCTGTTTGGCCCAGCGGTATCAGGGCGAGTTGTTGAAGGAATTGCCCGAACTGGACGGGGTGGTCGGGACGGGCGAATTCGGGCGCATCGCGGAGATCTGTCGCAGCCTGCTGGCCCCGAAGGTGCGTCAACAGCGGC
Protein-coding regions in this window:
- a CDS encoding Protein YrdA, with translation MIRTFQGIKPTIPQSCFIEETAVVIGDVVMGEEASAWFHAVIRGDVNYIRIGHRTNVQDLCMLHVTHDTHPLIIGDDVTIGHNVVLHGCTIHNRVLVGMGSIIMDGAVIGEDSVVGAGALITEGTIVPPKSLILGSPAKVKRPVTEQELAWIRESAQNYVRYSRQYLSGPDKTRPGFWV